Proteins encoded together in one Oceanobacillus iheyensis HTE831 window:
- a CDS encoding PadR family transcriptional regulator, which yields MKTYNDTTYAILGILTTDCTSGYDIKKLIDQSLNHFWKISYGQIYPTLKLLVEEELAEVAPSSEGGRKERNEYSLTEKGVSTLKAWLEEPVQQLPVEKNEILLKLFFGNHQSNQASIRLIEDYRTKLETRYQTYTAIEKSIQEHESASKDAKYWLYTLDYGKRTTKAAINWCEATIKNITEGEDIYE from the coding sequence ATGAAAACGTATAACGATACCACCTATGCAATTTTAGGTATTTTAACAACAGATTGTACATCAGGATATGACATTAAAAAACTAATTGATCAGAGCCTAAATCATTTTTGGAAGATTAGCTATGGACAGATTTATCCCACGTTAAAGTTACTAGTGGAGGAAGAACTCGCGGAAGTTGCACCGTCTTCAGAAGGCGGAAGAAAAGAAAGAAATGAATATTCACTAACTGAAAAAGGAGTAAGCACACTAAAAGCATGGTTAGAAGAACCTGTTCAACAGTTACCAGTGGAGAAAAACGAAATTTTACTTAAATTATTTTTCGGGAATCACCAATCAAATCAAGCGAGCATTCGTCTTATTGAAGATTACAGAACAAAGCTAGAAACACGTTATCAAACCTATACAGCAATTGAAAAATCTATTCAAGAACATGAATCAGCTTCCAAAGACGCAAAGTATTGGCTGTACACATTAGATTATGGAAAAAGAACAACAAAAGCCGCCATCAATTGGTGTGAAGCAACCATCAAAAATATCACAGAAGGAGAAGATATATATGAGTAA